AActtaaaattgattttatttgCATATTCGTGTAGGAAATTCCAAGCAGTTTCTTCagcaaatttttttgaggCACAATATGCCATTATGGCACTAGTTTGTGCGCTTTCCCATATAGCTGGGTTCCacattttttcattatagACAAAATTTCTATTTGGGGCGGCTTCGAAATCCCAAATAGATGCAAAAGAAGAAGTAACTACGACACGTTCGACAGTATCTGCtgaatatttcttaatagATTCCAAGATTCCCCTTGTACCATTTCGTGCTGGAATTAAAAgatctttttcaaattggGTAATATTAAATGGAAAAGGAGAAGCTGTATGCaaaacaatattaatattctttcCATGCTTTTCAAACACTTTATCAAATCCTTTTATGTTAGATATGTCAGGAACAACCTCCATAGAAAGATTTGAGTTATGGCCGAATTGTTCTAGTAACTTTGCAGCTTTAGCAGGAGTTCTGGCGGTACCAATAACTTTATAGCTTGCCTTTAATAGGGAGTCAACAACATGCTGTGCAATAAAACCAGTAGCGCCTGAGACTAACACTGTcatttttctatttctttatttgtagatatatatatttaaaagaatattaaaactGAAAATTCATATTATATACTTCGTTTGGAGTTGATGACCCTTTATATTGCTGAATCTTGAAATATGTtgtctttattttttatataccTGGAAAATTTCCTAAATCGTATGACTCCTTCCGAAAAGAGAACTCGAATTCTTTTCAAGATAAATGGACACATTCTAGGATATAAATGTTGCATATAACATGTTTAACAAACAATActagataataaatattgacGCTACCTTATAGTTCTTACCAAGGCTTAATATCGACAAGtaatcaaattttaatattatatataattactTACAACTATCATAAAGagtaatttcttttctatAGAATCTTATCTAACTTTTGACATTTGCAATTTGGGTAACGGTATCATCAACacattttttcaatgaGATAAATTCCCAACCTAATAGTTCCTTAGTCGCTCTATTGTTACAAACATATGGAACTTCATTAGCGAGCAACTTGgaatcttcttcaaaagGAGGAATTTCCCCGTCGTATTGTGGAAACCCTTCgtgaataatattacagATGGTTTGAGAGCTGAAAGGACTATTAGACATAAATAATCTCTTACCAATTGTATCCTCTCTTTGGAATGCAGCTAAATGTGCCTTAGCAACATCACGAACATCAATGAAATATCCCATTACATCTTTACCAGAAGAATCTGTTggttttgattttaaaacagCATTAATAACTTCACATGAGGTATTCAAAGTATTAGTAACTTTACTTGAAGAGACTTGAGGGCCAAATACATATACAGGGTTaacaattgataatttgaatttaacaatatttttatttctgtCCAAAAAATCCCAGGCAGCCTTTTCtgcaatttttttagaacCACAGTATGCTATCACAGCATTCTTCTGAGAAGTTTCCCAAGTAGCAGGGCTCCAATCTTTTTCAGTATAAAtggtatttttatttgctgGTAGTTCTGCATCAAATATAGCAGCAAAAGAAGATGTAATAACCACACGTTCAACAGTTTGTGGTGCATATTTCTTAATGGATTCTAATATTCCTACAGTACCGTTTTTGGCAggaattaataaatctttttcataATCTGTGgtattaaagtaaaatggtGAAGCGGTATGtaaaacaaatttaatatcttttgcATGCTTTTGAAAGACATGATCAAAGGCACTAAGATCTGAAATATCTGGAACAACTTCCATTGATAAGTTAGAATTGTTAAATTgcttttttaaatcatcagCTTTTTCTTGAGATCTGGCTGTACCAATTACCTTGTAATTTTCCTTTAATAAACAATCAACGACATGTTGTGCAATGAAACCTGTAGCCCCTGAAACTAAAACagacattttttttgggTATTAAATtagttcttttatattGAGTAAGTGATAAATATGTGAGTGGTTATCAACAAATATTGCTAACTAAttactattaaaaaatagtaaaatgTATGAAGATTGAAAAGAGT
This DNA window, taken from Henningerozyma blattae CBS 6284 chromosome 3, complete genome, encodes the following:
- the TBLA0C00270 gene encoding SDR family oxidoreductase — protein: MTVLVSGATGFIAQHVVDSLLKASYKVIGTARTPAKAAKLLEQFGHNSNLSMEVVPDISNIKGFDKVFEKHGKNINIVLHTASPFPFNITQFEKDLLIPARNGTRGILESIKKYSADTVERVVVTSSFASIWDFEAAPNRNFVYNEKMWNPAIWESAQTSAIMAYCASKKFAEETAWNFLHEYANKINFKLTTVNPVYVFGPQMFKSNVKETLNTSCEIINKVLKSNPREQLSLEIPGEFIDVRDIAKAHLAAFQKKETIGKRLLMSNGAFSEQTICNLINEEFPQLQGKIAPWAKDIKLDTGDVPFSIDNTMTRKLLEWDFIPIEKSVTDTVSQIIEAHK
- the TBLA0C00280 gene encoding SDR family oxidoreductase, yielding MSVLVSGATGFIAQHVVDCLLKENYKVIGTARSQEKADDLKKQFNNSNLSMEVVPDISDLSAFDHVFQKHAKDIKFVLHTASPFYFNTTDYEKDLLIPAKNGTVGILESIKKYAPQTVERVVITSSFAAIFDAELPANKNTIYTEKDWSPATWETSQKNAVIAYCGSKKIAEKAAWDFLDRNKNIVKFKLSIVNPVYVFGPQVSSSKVTNTLNTSCEVINAVLKSKPTDSSGKDVMGYFIDVRDVAKAHLAAFQREDTIGKRLFMSNSPFSSQTICNIIHEGFPQYDGEIPPFEEDSKLLANEVPYVCNNRATKELLGWEFISLKKCVDDTVTQIANVKS